The Caldisericum sp. DNA window ACCTTTTTCAATCACTTCGGCAAGGCGACCCAAGAACCTTGCAGCAAGTGCTCCATCGATTACCCTGTGGTCGTAAGAAAGGCTAAAATAAGCAACACTTCTAATTTTTATTTCTCCTTCAAAAACTAATGGCATCTCTTCAATTCTTCCTATCCCAAGGATTGCAACCTCGTTTCCATTCAAAACAGGAGTAAAGAAATCTGTTCTCAGCATTCCAAGATTTGTAATTGTAAAAGTAGAATTTGAAAGATCATCCACGCTTAATGACTTGCTTTTTACTTTTTCCTTTATTTGGTTAAGAGTATCTTTAATCTCTAAAAGTGACTTATTATAGGAATCTTTTATAACGGGGACAATAAGACCATCGCCTGTATCAAAAGCAACACCAACATTTACATCGTCAAACTCTTCAATAACAGAGCCGTCAAAATGAGCATTAAACCGAGGGAACTCTTTTAAAACGGACGAAACTATCTTAACAAAAAAGGCAGTTAATGTAATTTCGGGAAGTTCTTTCTTTAAATTAACTATTTCTGTTACATCAACTTTAGTAACATTAGTAACAAGAACAGAATCCCTGTAAGACTTAACGAGATTATCGATGATTCTTTTCCTTAATGGGTCTAAAGGTATTTTTCTTGATTTAGGTCCTTCATTCTTACTTTGCGTTTCAATGTAAGCAAGAACATCGCTTTCGGTAATTCTTCCATTTGGCCCTGTCCCTTTTATCT harbors:
- a CDS encoding 2-oxo acid dehydrogenase subunit E2, whose translation is MFEVRMPKFGLSMEEGTVTKWFKKVGDFVKKGEPLVEVESEKIINALESPYEGILVEIKVQEGESAKVGEVIALIGEEVGKEEGATKEEPKTEETLILASPAAKRLAKEYGIDLSKIKGTGPNGRITESDVLAYIETQSKNEGPKSRKIPLDPLRKRIIDNLVKSYRDSVLVTNVTKVDVTEIVNLKKELPEITLTAFFVKIVSSVLKEFPRFNAHFDGSVIEEFDDVNVGVAFDTGDGLIVPVIKDSYNKSLLEIKDTLNQIKEKVKSKSLSVDDLSNSTFTITNLGMLRTDFFTPVLNGNEVAILGIGRIEEMPLVFEGEIKIRSVAYFSLSYDHRVIDGALAARFLGRLAEVIEKGSLLKEVLKI